The following nucleotide sequence is from Oxyura jamaicensis isolate SHBP4307 breed ruddy duck chromosome 24, BPBGC_Ojam_1.0, whole genome shotgun sequence.
GATCGATGAGGAGGAGAGGCGCTACTTTAAACAGCAGGTGAGAAACCGAGCTGTCAGGTCTTGGGCCTGTAGGCTGCCACTTGGAATACTGCGTGATAAGGGCCTGCTGGATTCCCCTGGGGGAGAATCACATTCTTTAAATGAATATCCTTTAATTGATTATCTTTAATGGAATACCCTTACTAGGCCTCTTAGAGTGTGCAAAGAGGGTCTAGAAGAGATGGTGTGAGCAGGTCAGATGGGAATGGTGCTGGGAGTGGTGCATGGAGTGGTACTTTCCCACTCTGTTGCCCTGCGTTGGAGCTTCTGTGGTTCACCTTATTGATTCTGACGTGGTTGCAAACAGCAATagaacagctgctgcaggtaTCAAGTGGGTTTGCCTGTGTGCTCACATCCTGGGGAGGAGTGCTCTACCCAAACTGTCGGGAAGGCTGCCTTGCAAGGCCTCTCCTTACCACGGCGAGTAGCCTGGTGTGCAGCTGAGGGTGAAACATGCCAGTGTGGGCAAGTTCTCTCTGGGTGCAAGCTGTGCTCGGCAGCTTGGTTCAGCGTTTGGGGCCGGGTGGGGCCGGGAGCAGACCTCACAAGCCCTGACGAGCCCTGCTGGATGTGttgctgcaggaggtggtgcTGTGGCGGAAAGGAGACATAGTGAGGAAGAGCATGTCCCATCAAGCTGCCATCGCCTCCCAGCGGTTTGAGGGGACGTCCTCCCACACGGAGGCCAAGACccccagccagcctgcagaGAACAACGGCCGGCAGTGAGAGGCCACACAGAGGAAGGCTGCTGTGGAGCCAGTGGGGACAGCAGCgtggaggaagaagaaacacttcagagacttcatgaaaaaaaatatccgTTTTTGACTTAATTCCTTTCTTCAGAGGACTAGTAGGGTGCGAAGGGGATGGGAGGGCAAGGCAAGCTGGAGCACTGGTGGTGTGGAGTTGAAGGTACCTCGGTGCTTCCCAGTCATCTACATTCCTCTGGGGTCGGCTGCTTTGAGAAATGTGTCTGGAGGCTGCGGAGCTGCCTGATCTCCTCTTGGCCCCGAGACCCTTTCAGTGCGGCAGCGGGGAGGGAGAGAGCAAGTGAAGGCCaaatctgctgcttcttctcagTGGTATGGAGGTTGCTTGGGGGCTGTGTGGGATGGatgtttttcttgcctttctgaAATCTTCACGAGGGAAAATGACACGATGTTTAGCTGGAAGGTAGAGGAGGGAGTCAGAGGATGAGGTGCGGCCTGCTTGAAGCTGCTTCACGTTATCGCCTTGctgcctccccttcctcttcgTGCTGCTGGTGGATTCTTTGTCACAAGCAATTATATAACGGAGTCGAGTcagccctgggctgctctgctACACAGTCGCCTTGCTGGTGGAGCACAGGCAGCATGAGAGCTTTTGTGTCCTTGCTGCAGGAGCTCCTGACTGCCAGGCTGTGTCAAGGGGGAGCTGTGGTGGTTGGTAGGAGGGAGTGAGGCATGCAAAGGCAGTAGGATGTGGCACAGGCTGGGTGAGGGTCAGGAGGGAGCAAGGAGTGCTGCTGGGCAGTCAAAAGTGGGGGCAGGAAGGCTCTTGGCTGAGAGCAGTACCTTCCAAGTGCTGTCCCTGCTTGAGTGTCCCTGAGATTCAGTCTCTGGTTGCTGCAGTCTTCCAGGTCCCagttgctgctgcagagcaggggcagaCCAGCCTCGAGAGGTCTGGAGAGCGGCATTGGAATGTGAGAAGTGAATGGGGGCTCTGTGGGAGTGGGTTTGCACTGCACATACTGCCCTGCTCATGTCTTGTGTCCTTGTGATGGAGCAGGCTTTGTAGTACGACAGAGAACAGTATagaaatgtgtgtatttttttttatttgctccCTCATGCCTGTAGGATGAGGATTAGTAATGTCAGAAAGTGGTTGCAGTTGTTTAAGGAGCTCGTGGCTGGTGCATGCTGATAGATGAAGCCAGGCAGCAACTGGAAGGATGGTAAGAGTTTTTCACTTCCAGAGAAATGTTCTAGAGGCCTGAGCTGAAGTCACCAGTGAGGTCTGAGGGTATGCCATGAACTGAGAACCtgaacccattttttttttttttttaaattctaaaataaGCTGCTTTTAGTCTTCAGCTAAGTCGAATCATGAGAACATTCCCAGGAGGGACTCACTCCTCCCTTAAAAATTAGATGTGGCTTTGTAGATTTGATTGACTGAGTTTGGAGAATATCCATCCTGGTTAGATGCCCTTCAAAGAAGCAGGTGGTTAGACCTCCTACCAGATGGAGATACAAGGCTGCACTAAATGCTGGGATATGAGCTCCATCAAGTGGGAATTGTCTGAATTTCCCTGCGAGTTTGTGGCTCACTATGGTTTTGTCCAGCTTCCTTTTGACTCTGGAATGAACCTCCTCTGCCTCTGTCCTACAGCTGCAGCTAGAAGTTTTCTTGCAGCTGGGAAATGCAAGCATCTTCTGCTTTGTTCAGTGGAAGGGTGCTGGTGGAGGGAATGGGGtctgggtgggaaggggagcTTTTTATGTAATAAGACAGCTACTGTATTTCAGTGATAAATGTGTGTTTCTGCTTGCCAAAGTAAGTTATCTTTTACTCACCACGTGTAAGGTTGTGGTTTTTAGTAGAGCTGGGCAGTCCTGCTCTGTTGTAGAGGACACTAATGATCTCATCTCTGCTGAGTGCTCGTGTCACACCATGTTTCTGCTCTGTAATCATGAAGATTTGGCTTGCACCTTACATGAGAAGTCTGTACTGTGGGCTGGAGCCGTGTCTTCCTAAGACTGAAGCAAAAGCTTACTTTAGACAACTATGTTATTTTGTCAGGGCAAGGGGTGGTAACCCACTGCAGGTCTCACTTGAAAAAGGAATCTGGATATTGCTTTGACACTCATTTATTCTACTCCTCCTCTATGAAGAGGGAAATCACCTGTGCTGTGGCAATACACAATCTTTTAGAGACAAATGAAGCTCCCACTGGGAGCCCCTGGGGATAGCAGACCACCTTTCTATGGCTaagctgagcacagcagcaccctAACCACCCTCTGCTTTCCCTCAACTCACATCCCACCtagaattttctttccttacataTTCCTTTTGATTGTAGGCCATGTGGTATTAAAGAAACCCCATGGATGATGTCTCTGCATTCCAGGAGTGGTTTGTTTACTGGCCAGACAGCATCAGTACAGGATATAAAATAATTGTCTGACAAGAAGATGCGCTGTAAGGAGATTTCTGTTAGATATCTGTTCATTGTTTTGGGACAGATTACTTGGAAAAGGTGCACAAGCCTACATGGTTgactgtgggtttttttggtttgtttttttttccctactttgTGCCCCTCTCTCAGGTCCCTAGCTGCAGAATCAGAATGTAGAAACAGTCCCCACTTTTACTTAAACCAAATGGACCGTTCAACCTGTAACCCACTAGGCCCTCTGTTTGGGGTGCTGAGCATCTTGAGCGAGAAGTTGAAGCATAATGTCACTCCAGGACAAGGTACTatagaaaagcatttcattagCATGGTAAGGGGCAGACACTACCTGAGctgctgtgtcccccccccgaGCTGGATGGTTCTGCTCATTACTTGGGTCATTCCCTCTCTCCTACGCAGAGTCAGGCAGGGGGGAGTGTGCAAGTACTAAACCAAGCAGTGCAACTTGTAATTAAGCCTCTGCTGTGTTTACATGTTTCTTAATTCGTTGTCTTTTCAATGgctgtaattttaaaacttggGTTTTTTGTCTCTCCAATTAAAATAGCCAGCCTTGGCTGTCAAATGCTGTGCATGAGTTTGTCTGGTATGTTTTATATTGCCTGGCTTGGgcctgtggttttgtttttttttttttaaggatattaAGAATTTTGGCTTTATggtctttctttaaaacatatcACTGTTGGAAGCTGTACTGGACCCATGTAGCCTGAAAATTAACAGGCTAGCTTTATTTTCTACTCTTTACCTGATGTCAATGCTCAAGTAGCATGGGAAGTTTTGTACCTGCAGGAAGTTGACTGtgagctgctttgcagcaatCAGGTTGGATGTGTATACACGTCAAGAATTTCTTCTAGccagaagcttttctttctgcagaaaaatgccCCTCTGCAGTACATGGAACTGCACTAGGTCCTGTAGTAAACATTCTCAAGGAGGACGTACCTGTTTCTTTCAAGAGAGAAGTAGACTTTTTCCACTGATAAACATTGAGTAGCTGTGATTGATTCTaaaaggctttatttaaaaataagcaaaaataacagTGTCAGAATAAGGGCCATAAAGCTTCAAATCATGTGCAGACTTGTTGCTGTGATTGAGCAAGTAAACTTGAGAATTATGCTGGTTTAGGAGGAGGCATCAGCGGGCTGGGtagaagctgtgctgctggcagtttCTTAATGTGGCTTTTCCTCTTCCAGGCTCAAGACAAAATCAAATTCCTCTGCATTGGAAaggtaaggaaaacaaaggtcATAAGAGGAACTTCCTAGTTCTTTGGTGAGGGCTGCCTCTCGGAAGGAATGGCACTGAGTCCAGAAAAGGAGAATGCTCTTACCTTGTGTCAGTGGTTGGATGGAAAGACGTTGTCTTGTGAAGAGCATCATGTTCTTCAGGGGCCCTCCATCTGCTTTATGTGCCAGGTGGTGACTCTTGATTTCAGAAAGCGGGATGAAACGTTTTGTCATCCGCACAAACTGGACATCCACCTGAGAGGTGATGGGCAGCAAAGGAGCATGATTGGAGAAGGATATAGCATCCAGGTGTCACATTAAAACTTTGGGGGAATAAGGATTTTAAACGGAAGCAAATAACTGATGTGTAGTATCTAATAATGGTAATGGAAGCTCTTCCTTGctcaaagcaaaaagaacacTCAGATATTTCTGGCAGGCCAGTTGTTTACATGAATCTTAGCACCGTGCACTAGAAACATAGATGCATGTAGTCACAGACAACACAGAAGGAAGATGCGGGTTACAGCCAGCCTGTGAACACTCACTGCCCTAAAATCAAAGTGTGCCTGAAAACCATAGCTTTCTTCGCTGTAGACTGAGAGTGGTGCTTAGAGACTTTTCTTTCCTAACCCAGAATTCTGTAATAGTTGGAGAACTGACCTCCATACAAGTAAGATATGAAAATTTAGGGAGAAACACTTTGTCAACCTTTTGGAAGAGATAGGGGAAAAGGTAGAGAAAGCAATCAGTATTGGGTTTTCTCTTGAGGGAGAAAAAGGTAGGGAGGGAGGCCTCAACAGAAGCTTCAGAAGGTATGCAGTAGGATAATAAGGGACTCCTAATGGCACTGGGATTGCACACAGAGCTTGAAACAAATGTATTTAGTCTACTACATTACCATGGACCATTTAGGGTTCTCTTTTCTGCTGGAGGAATCATAGTGAGGATCCTTCTGATCAAACTGTGTGTGATCAGGGTATGCTTCCTTTACAATCTGAAGCAGAACAGGAGAAGAATGTGAAACAAGTTCTGGACAGTTAAATACTGTTGTCAGCAAAGGGTAAAAAATACCCTTGAGGAAGCTGTGATTAGACAGAAGAGGAATAATACTGGTGCAAAAATCAACCTTGCTTTCCCTGAATTCCATTCTAACAGTGGgatacatttcatttatttacattccTTGGCTagaagcactgcagaaaagcatGGATGTCAATGAAACATCATCACTTCTTTTCAGAGTAAAGTGGAAGGAGCACATGGAACAGAGGAAAACTGGGTATGTGGGAACAGTATTTGTGACAAATCCTCCTCTTAAAGTTCTGCACCCAAGTTTTATACTACTGCCTTGCAGGCTCAGCTCAGTAGAATTTAGTGAATCAAATATTAATCAGATTCCCTGAGTGTGGAGCAATGCTTTACTTATCTGGAATTGCTCTGAAATTACAGCAGGATAACAGCCGTTTGGTTCCATTTCTCTGGGAAAGGTGCCTTGCTGAGTCAGCTGTGCTGTGAAAAGTACATGGAGCCCAGATGCCCTAGGCTCATCTGctgctttgattatttttctcttttaccccTCTGGATGTGAAACGGAAATCGGACTAATGAGCTGTTTGATAACCCACTGATTACCTTTCCCCGTTGCTGAAATAGAGAAGGAGAATGAGGCGCTCACCTTGACAATGGCAACAATACCGGGCTCTTTGCAGTTACTGTGATAGAAGAAGGCCTGTTGCCCAAGTTTCATGGCTCTCAGGAAATTCCTTGCCTGTCAGATTTAAACAAGATATGCTGAGTGATTTGTCTGAAGCCCTCAGGTTTTCATTATAAACAGTGAGAAACAAGACCTAACACCAGGACAGAGGAATGTGCTCCAGTGCTATTCAGATAAGCTTTGCTGCATGGGTTGTATGGATGTTTTACACTGCAGTGAAATGAAGTACAAACAAGGCTAAAGAGTAAGATCCTGTTGGTTAGAAAGTATGAGGGAATGTAACAGCTCAGCCACCCTCATTTGGGAATAGCCAGAGACTTAAGTTAGCTGTCAGcaaacaggcagcagagcagatcGTATTAGGCAGGGGAAGAGCGCATGGATTTCCTTTGCACACGAGTCCTGGAACAGACAGCTGTACGCTGACAAGGCACAGTATTTGGTTGAGTACTGACTTGCTCAAAGGTGtcaagggaaataaaagctgatcATCTGTTGAACTTGTTAGAGACTAAGCTAAAGGAAAACTGGTTTATTTGAGAGAATATTACCCAGCCTGAATCTACTTTTGACACAGAGGGAATTAAGCAGTTTTGACTCCTGACAGAATACAGCTGTCAAAGCAGGCAgactacataaaaaaaaaatatttcagcacttCTAGCAAAAAGGGAACAAGTTATCTGTGAGGAGAGAGGACTTTTTTCCAGTGATATTTCAGTGACTCCATCTTTGACATCTGCTCCTTACCTGGTAGTTTCTTACTCCATCCCAGAAGGTTGTCTGGTTGGGCTGAGCTTTCAAGTCTTCAATGCTGAACTGCAAAACGGAATGAAAATACAGGTTAAGTTCGGGAGGCAGTCTGATCTTGGTTGCCTTATGGTCTATATTTTGCCTAAACGTTTGTTCCTAGTAGTGCTTTCAATTATACTTCAGGCATCACAAAAGCTTTTTGGTTCCCACAGGTGTTAAAGGAGGAGCACTGCACTAGTGGAAAGGCAGAGCCTGAAATAAATGCTGTCCCCGCTACCAAACCCAAGCATTCTGCaacctgctttcttcttctattaCAATATCAAACCCCAAGATTGCCACCCTTGAAGAGCATAGACATGTCCTCCTATTTCCAGGAAGACAGAAGTTTTTGGAGAAGACCCAATGGTGCTGATAGTGTAAACAGTCTGAATTGTTTCATCCTAAGGCTCTAATGCTGTGTTTAGTAGTGAAACTGCTTCTATACTTTGTTGACTTTGCTAAATCAGAATACCAGAATGGGTGTCAGTGCTTACTTTCACATCCACTCCCTTCTCGAGCCTGCTCTCCGGCTCCGATTTCAGAAGCCAGTGGCAATACGTTATCTTGCTTTCCTCCCCACCAGAATCAGATTCTTTCGcctttttccagttcttccaTCCTGACTTGGAACCCCCAGCTGAAGGTTTTGTgggcttttcttcctcctccttatCCTCAGTCTCCTCCTCAGTCTTGGCTATTTTAGCATCAGGCTCCTTTTTAtcttaaaagaaacaagagaaaaaagaccATTCTggtaaaacacattttgtttctgataaGGACTGGTGCTGAAATAATTCTAGTCACCCAAGCTGCATTTACATACTGGTATTTGACTACAACTGAACTTTGGTGTACCCCAGGTGTTTACATGTAAGACAGTTGCATTACTCAGAGGGTTTCTGAGTATTTCTAGTCTGCATTTGaaataaggatttattttttgtgtggtGTGCACAAACATAGCCTAAGTATGAAGTGTAATTGGAATTTTTATTAATTGCTGAGGAATCAACTGCAGACAACAAAGTTGAATTAGGTGAGTCTGAGgaataacaagaaaattaaacagcaaagcaagctgTTTCATTTACTGCAGAAGCCTTACATAAAGCCTTTGCTGTGCTACCTGCTCAGAGTGGAGTCCATATGCCGGTGTGTCCAGAAcccaaacagcaaaaatgtaaGTGATTAAAAGGCAAGAAAGTGGTTATTTGCTGGAGTCTATTCAGCATATGAGGCACAGATAAGTCAACTCTCTAATTTTCTCATCTTATGCCTTAAACATCAGATAGTGCTGCCTCAagtggaaggtgtttttttttattattattattttttatttatttggtttggtttggttttgcaaaTGGTACCACATCATCTTCCTGCCAATACACTGGGTATACACTTTGACCATCTCTAACATGTAGGATCTGAAAGCTCTTAATAAACGGATGAGTCACGTTTCTTTACTGTCTTGTGCTGAGAATACACCATTGCCCCTATTTTATGTCTAGCAGACTTGTCTCAGTCACACATGGATGCTCAGTCCGTTTTTACAGAGGAAATGCTGTATCAAAGACATGTGGCTTTGAGAGACAGGCGGTTAAAATGACTGTGTCTACTTTCACTGTAGCCTAGATCCTCACGTAAGAGACGCTAAATTAGTTAGGACATCAGCACAGACCTGCTACTGCTCCTTTGTCTCTCTTTCTGCTCGGCCAAGGCATCTCTGGTCTCTTTGAATTATCTCCTCTTCACCGAGAAGCACCTGCTGAACAAGAGAAGAAGAATACGGAATTAATGCTTATTCAGGCAAGCTGAAAAAAGTAGAGGGAGCCGAGGCAGAGAATGCAAAAGCTGTACAGTAAGTGGAGAGTAAATACATCTCCTTTCTTGAGCTCAGCCATTTCCTGTATCAGTGCAAATCCTGGCACTGGTTGAGCACCACACCCTTGGTGTGTTGGAGGCAGGCAGGCCGGCCATAGCAGCGCCCTGATGGACGTTAGCAGGAGGGCTGCTGTTCCTTCTCACAgcggggcagctgctggaggaaaatCCTGAAGGCGCCTGGCCTCAGCACGGCCGTTTTCAGCCCTGTAAAAGGAGCTGTGCTGAGAAAAGCTCCACCAGGCTCCATCCAGCCTCTCCCCAAGGGAGTCTGGCTCGGCGTGCCGAGATTACTGCGCGCAGAAGGCCCGTGGAGAAAGGCAGCCACTTGGCCGCTCTCGCCCCTGCCGCCTCCTGTCAGAAGTTCCTTGGCTCTGAGCTGGCCTCCTCCAGCCGGAGCGGGCGGCAGCaacttttcctccttctgtgccaagcttctcccagccctcccGGCCCGTCTCCCTCTCACCAGCTCTGCGGCAGCCCCTTCGCCTCGCAGCGGGGCAGAGGATGCTCTCGCCTCTCCCCAGCTTCAGCTCGGGTGGAGGAAACACGCCGTCCCCCGCCCGACGGCAGTCGGAAGTCAGTGACCgttatgcaaaaataaataaataaataaataaaaaaggcatcGCCTCGGAGGCTCGCCTCCTTCCCGCAGCCAATGTGCGAGCCGGGCGGCGAgactacagctcccagcccgCTCCGCGGCTCCCaagggtgctgagcaggggctgccATGGCATGGCGAGCGGCCTCCCCCCGCCTCGGGGCCCACCTGCTGCTGAGCCGCCGCCGGGGGATCGCCTCCTGCATTGACCGTGAGGCTCCTCGGCGGAGGCCGGAGGCCGGGGAGCGGGACGGCCTTCGGCCTCCCCACCGTGTGTCTGCGGGCGGTGGGGCCGGGGGGACCCcgagggagggagaaaagaagggagggggagggagggaggctggggtAGGGGTCAGGGGAGGtaaagagggagggaggctggaggagaggccggggggagggagggacggcAGCTGGAGAGGCTGCTACAGGAGCCTGATGGGGACGAAGGGGGGGGGGACGTGGCAAGGGGAGGCCGTGCTCGCCCCCACGGAAGCCCCTCCCAGAGGATTTTCGGAGGGAGGCAAAGAATATCTCTGAAAGAGCCGGCGAGCAACAGCGGGAGGCTTGCAGGGAGGGATGGCAGGGCTGTGATACCCGCTGCCCAGTCTTGGTGCCCTGTGACAGGGGCCTCATCTGGTCCCCGAGTGTGGTCTCTACTAACCCGAGTCACGGCTGTGACCGAGCCTGACACCTCCAAGAGGATCCCGGAGTGCTTCGTGGAGGAATCACATCGACATTTAAACATATGTTTGGGATAGAAGCAGCAGTATTGCTTAGGGGTTCCCT
It contains:
- the THYN1 gene encoding thymocyte nuclear protein 1, which produces MPWPSRKRDKGAVADKKEPDAKIAKTEEETEDKEEEEKPTKPSAGGSKSGWKNWKKAKESDSGGEESKITYCHWLLKSEPESRLEKGVDVKFSIEDLKAQPNQTTFWDGVRNYQARNFLRAMKLGQQAFFYHSNCKEPGIVAIVKIVKEAYPDHTQFDQKDPHYDSSSRKENPKWSMVDVQFVRMTKRFIPLSEIKSHHLAHKADGGPLKNMMLFTRQRLSIQPLTQEEFDFVLSLEEEKPH